A window of the Hordeum vulgare subsp. vulgare chromosome 5H, MorexV3_pseudomolecules_assembly, whole genome shotgun sequence genome harbors these coding sequences:
- the LOC123398336 gene encoding uncharacterized protein LOC123398336 — protein MMLNGALFLLACAAARAAASGGDGPLLNGNFEYAPNRSQMNGTRVTGASAIPYWKVTGFVEYIESGARQGGMVLTVPEGRHAVQLGAGSSIRQQLSVTRGKYYSITFSAARTCAQSERLRVSVVPGDDDVADELPIQTVYTSSGWDSYSWAFKAKQGAVSFIIHHGDDHEEDPACGPIVDCVAMRALNPPRATHNNMLVNGDFEEGPYITPGSPWGVLVPPMDEDDTSPLPGWMVMSYSKVVKYIDSAHFRVPHGARAVELVAGVEVALVQEVATVPGSSCRLQFSVGDAANGCVASPMRVQVATARGSKSVPYSSKGTGGYARDALDFTPDGNSTRVVFYSAGYHTTSDGSGTLCGPVVDDVSLVCVSRPHARRLLR, from the exons ATGATGCTCAATGGCGCCCTCTTCTTGCTCGCCTGCGCGGCAGCACGAGCTGCCGCTTCCGGCGGAGACG GCCCGCTGCTGAACGGGAACTTCGAGTACGCGCCCAACAGGTCCCAGATGAACGGCACGAGGGTGACGGGGGCGAGCGCGATCCCGTACTGGAAGGTCACCGGCTTCGTGGAGTACATCGAGTCCGGCGCGAGGCAGGGCGGCATGGTCCTGACGGTGCCGGAAGGGCGGCACGCCGTGCAGCTGGGCGCCGGCTCCTCCATCCGGCAGCAGCTCAGCGTGACGCGCGGCAAGTACTACTCCATCACCTTCAGCGCCGCGCGCACTTGCGCCCAGTCGGAGAGGCTTAGAGTCTCGGTCGTCCCCGGCGACGACGACGTGGCCGACGAGCTCCCCATCCAGACGGTGTACACCAGCAGCGGCTGGGACTCCTACTCCTGGGCCTTCAAGGCCAAGCAGGGCGCCGTGTCGTTCATCATCCACCACGGGGACGACCACGAGGAGGACCCCGCGTGCGGCCCCATCGTCGACTGCGTCGCCATGAGAGCGCTCAACCCTCCTCGCGCCACCCACA ACAACATGCTGGTAAACGGGGACTTCGAGGAGGGGCCGTACATCACCCCCGGCTCGCCGTGGGGTGTCCTGGTGCCGCCGATGGACGAAGACGACACCTCGCCGCTGCCGGGCTGGATGGTCATGTCCTACTCCAAGGTGGTGAAGTACATCGACTCGGCGCACTTCCGGGTGCCGCACGGCGCCCGCGCCGTGGAGCTGGTGGCCGGCGTGGAGGTCGCGCTGGTCCAGGAGGTGGCCACCGTCCCCGGCAGCTCGTGCAGGCTGCAGTTCTCGGTGGGCGACGCGGCCAACGGGTGCGTGGCGTCGCCCatgcgcgtgcaggtggccacggcGCGCGGGAGCAAGAGCGTGCCGTACAGCTCGAAGGGCACGGGCGGGTACGCGCGCGACGCGCTCGACTTCACGCCGGACGGCAACAGCACGCGGGTGGTGTTCTACAGTGCCGGCTACCACACGACGTCTGACGGCAGCGGCACGCTCTGCGGGCCCGTCGTCGACGACGTCTCGCTCGTCTGCGTTTCACGCCCGCATGCTCGCCGGTTGCTCCGCTGA